The genome window AAAGAGAGAAACAAttagagagggagagtgagatTGGGAGAGAACAGAAGAGAGAATAAAATACGCTTTGAACCTAAAGAACGTCAAATATATAACTGCATCGCGTAAGAAGTTGAAGCTGATAAAGAAATGAAGGCTCTTAAAGTGCGATTGCAATATTAATGCATAATTTCCTTTCGCAATGCGATATAATCACTGACATTCATTCTATACAACTGTTTAAATGCacatttagtttattttaaatttcgttAACTagtcaaaatattaaataaatattcaacaaaaattattatttacaaatatcacatttattttcaaattataaagaAGGGTATACAACATTTATATACACGttcacaatattattattgttgatcAACGCAAACAAACAGAATGAGAACACAGAGAATGACATAGACAGAGAGAATTTGAGAATAATTTCAGATATAAACAGACGACGATAATAACAATTTGAGCTTTCAATTTATGAGCTTATTTcaagcttttttacttgtgatgttgatttttttgaGTGCGTAGTTTTGTGTAGGTTAGGCATGAACAGTTTTTATTGCTgctattaaattgtttatctTAAAGCAGCGAACCCGACCTATAGTAACAATTCAGTGGAACACACTCGCTAATTCCGATTAGATGCCATCAGAGACGCTTCATTTTTAGGTGAATGCCTGACTCGGTAGCAATCAGAAAATTGCGTTTATAGAATTGTAGTGGAATTTGAGTTTGTGGGGTGACGTCAAAATGATAATGACGCAGCAACATTACAATGCCAATTTTAACTTGCATCAGGCCAAATCTTTCGCCAATGCAAATGCGGGGTCCATGTCCGAAAGGTAAATAAGCAAATGGATGTCGTGTTTTAATAGCATCGGGGTCAAAACGCTTTGGATCGAAACGTTCGGGATCGGGATAAAGTTTTGGATCGTGGTGGATGCTGTGCACTGGTATCATTATTCTCGTTTCTGGTTCTAGAACAAGATCGCTATCCGGTACTTTGTAGATGCTGGTCGAGCGTCGTAGAATGTGTGGCAAAATGGGATATTTGCGCAATGTTTCGTCGACCACCTGACTGAGGTAAGTCATCTCCTGCAAGCACTCATAGCTAAGTTGTTGATTGTATCTCTCCAATGTGGCATTAATCTCCAGACGCAGTTGCTGCTGTATTTCAGGATTAAGCGCCAACTCGTACAGGCAAAAGGACATCGTGGTCGAGGAGGTATCGAATCCAGCCAGGAAAAATACCATTGCCTGGGCCGCAATTTGCTCGAAACTAAGCCCAGCCTCACTGGATAGCTCCATAAGCAGTTGGATGAGATCATTGCGTTTAATGTGCTCGCGTTTCCGATACTCTAGGGTCTGACGTACGGTTTCTATGAAGAAGCTGCTTACCTCGGGCCGAAAGAGACGCAGACGCAAACGACGAGCCAGACTCGGCTGAGCAAACATAAACGCCTGGACAAAGGTGTTGTGAAGTGGTTTCTCAGTCACCAAACGACCCATTTGGCGGAACTCTGAATTGGGATTTGAGAGACTGTTGCATTCCAGTCCAAAGGCGCAGCTACCGATGACATCGGTAGTGAATCTAGCACAAAGATCCTTTGCCTCGAATTCACCCAGCGACTGTTCTGCTGTGCGTGACAGTTGTTCTCCCACTTTTACGATTGTGGGAAAcatgaatttcattttaccCGAACTAAATACCGGCGTGAGGTGTTGTCGTAGCCAACGCCACTGTTCCCCATCCAGAAATAGCAGGTTTCCAGTTAGAGGATCATCGCGAACATTGTGAAAAAGTCCACGATCCGCAAAAGACTTAAAGTCTGTGATCATGATCCTCCGAATCAAATCCAGATCCATCACAAAGAGCGCTTTGCTAAAGAATGTAAAATAGCCACAGAAGCGTTCCTGAGAACTGAACTGGCGATAGATGCGTTGATTGATATCCGTCCAGTGCAGAGTTCGTGCGAAGCCACGCATATTACCCAAGCCAAAGATGGGCTTTTCACCTGCTACACCGCGCCGGCGCCAATAGCCATAAAACTGATGCAGCCAGACATAGACAAGGCCAATAAAGATAACCAGTAATATAAGTAGCGTCAACATGATGATTTCAGCTGGTTGATCGCATTGAAACTGACAACTGGTTTTTTTACGTAAACATTTAGAACAGTGAAAGCTTTCTGTATGCATTTGTCTCACATGCTCTCGCCTTtttttgctctcgctctcttatTACTTTTCCCAACCCCCCACTTTtcgaaatacatacatatgtactacgAGGTAAACCGGTGGTAAAATTATTAATGCATTAACAATTCcatttatgtaattttatttgtatgtgtgtacaaaTATAGGAATACCTgatagcaacagcaatttaATACCGTGTAGTATACTCATTGTATTTAATTGCTTTACAATTTCGAAGTATTTTCAAAGTCTGGTCATTTACAAATCATTGATTAGATATCTACTAACgacatattttaaatcaaacttGTGTAAGTCATCGTCcctaattttattttatattgtcaAATGCATCTTTATTTTGTCTACGTAAATTATTAAGAACATAATCAATATCAAAGTTAAGCCGATATATGTAATTTATCCGTGCTTTTGTCTGGCTAGAAACTGATTTCCATGGCTTAATACACAGTATTTTCTAGTCAAACAGTCTGAGCTTTGACAGCtcaattgtatttttacttgaaatttgtttactcatttgcattttctcaAACCGCCAAGGTAATCTCAGCAATTATAATGACTTGTTTCCAATACTGAATtttcgatttaatttaatttaatttaatttggaatataCTTTTACTACTttcttttcaataatatttctgtttttttcttgcaATTTGTTGAAGAATATTTTCTAGTAGTAAAGTTAACTCAATGATgaagtatattattttatagtgtttttgttattgtggtCAGATTaagattaaaacaaatttattacatGTTTGATATGAGAGCTAAATTCATTTTAgacatttgtttattattatgctaTTTACGTTCTATTATCATGCACCTTTTTATAGGCCATTGATAATACAAATGTTCCTAAATATAGAATTGAACTTTAAAGAAACCATGatgaaattttattaacataaataatcaTAGGTGGAATTCccatttgttaattaattagtgTTCGCCAAACAGAATAAAAATGTCAGAATGACATTGCAAATTTGTCTTGCTAAAATTACACATTGATGTAGCGCGTATTATTGCACTGGGATATCTGCCGTTAACTACatctttaaaatttttaattttttacaaatataatatcaaaataatacaaaggACAATTTTAGGAGATATACATGTACAATGCATGAGAAGAGAGtttattttcttcaaatttGTTCCACCTTTAGATGAATGCCATGTTTACTACTTAATGTGAAGCTGCGAGTTTCAAGGATCAACGGTATCTCGGTGCGATCAGAGACGCCAAACTTGAAGTGACGCAATAGCGAGATCAGTCCAATCTTGGCCTGCATTTTCCCAAAGCGTTCACCAATGCAATTGCGAGGACCATCTCCAAATGGCAAGTAGGCATATGGATGACGAGCCTTGATAGCTTCAGGTTCGAATCGCGATGGATCAAAACGATCGGGATCGGGATAATATTCGGGATCACGATGAATGTTGTGCACGGGAATTAGGAGTGTTGTTCCTTTCTCGATGATCTTATCAGTGCCAGGGACCTTATAGTCCTCACCTGCCACACGTAAAAGATGAGGCAGGATCGAGTGTTTTCGTAGTGTTtctaaagtaataaataagattattattttaattgaatatatgtatatacttctAATTCTTACCTAAAAGTACTTGTTCTAAATAAGTCATTTGGTTCATTGCTTCGTAAGTAAGTTCTCCGTTGGATACATCTTTCAGAACATTTTCAATCTCATCGCGTAAACGCTGTTGAACATCTTGTTGTAGAGCCAATTCATAAAGGCAGAAGGCCATGGTGCTGGAGGATGTTTCGAATCCggcaataaagaaaacaaaacactgTGCTGCCATCTGCTCCAGGGATAATCCTTTTGAGAGATCAATTCCATTGCCTCGACGAGCTTCCTCCTGATTTTCTGCACGCAATTGGATCAGCTGATCGAGGAAATCGTTCCgcttaatattatttttaagtcgATAATCAACTGTCGATCGAACAGCGTTTATGAAAAAATTGTGGAGATCATCGGGCAAAGCCTTTAATCTCATTTTTTTAGCGAGATTTCCATTTGTGAATATGAAGCTTTGAACCAACTGATTATGACGCGGCTTTTCGAACAACATACGACCTTTGGAACGGAATTCTGCATTGGGATCCGCCAAACTGTTGCATTCTAAGCCAAAGGCACAAGTACCAATAACATCCGTGGTGAACCGGGCACACAGTTCCTTGATCTCCACATCTCCTCCATCTGTGGCCGCAGCACTTGCATATTTACCCATTGTGCTGGTCAAATGCTCACTGACCTGAACGACACTACCAAACATGTGCTTCATCTTGCCGGAGGTGAAAACCGGTGTTAACTTGTGTCTCATGGCTTTCCATTCTTCGCCCTCGAGAGTGAACAAATGTCCGGTTAGAGGCTCGTCACGAACGTTATTGAAAACTCCACGATCCTGGAAGTTCTTGAAATCCTTAATGAGAACTTGTTTAACAAGATCAAGATCGATTATGAAAGCGACTCGTTTGAAGAACATGAACATTCCCGCGAACGGCGCAGTGcctttgaattttttataaagTCTGCCATTAATATCACGAAAGTGATATTTCCTTCCAAGGCCTTTCATATTCCCAATAAATGGAAGAGGGCGCTCAAAAGGCACTCCACGATGATTCCAATAGTTGAAGGAATTCTGGTAGAACTTGTACAATAAGACTATTGCCACACCCAGCAGGGCAAGCGTTAACAAAACCATTTcgaaaaattaacaaaacacACTTCTCGTTGCTTTCTATGATAATCCACCAAATTGGTACTGAGCATATAGATGAACTTCATTCGCTTATATTCAGAACTGTCGAAAAAGCTTTCAAAGAGAGCGTAAGCTTTTTAAGATGATTGCGTgagaaaagtttgtttttgctcGCTCACTGTGATAGTGTAATATCTGAATTAAAGTAGTCTAATAATATAGTccctatattttatttaaaattaattaatttttgtaaattaatattaactgaaattatggtatattattaagattgtaagtgaaaaaaaaaattaagttcaTAGAAAGGTGTTCATAGAAAGGTGCTAAAACGTACATTAGTATATCAACATTGTTGATTGCAAACAAGACAGATGACTCAGATACTGTACTGAATTTGCTTATGAAATTGTTTGTGTATGTTTGGTAATTTTTAACATATAAATCGATAACGTTATGCTCGATAATTTTGTGACCAGGGGTAGAATGATATACAGGCAATAGAAAGCATTTCTGATCCCATGAAATATGGAATGAATGATATATgaaatgtatatacaaatatatattcttgatgatatgaaaatgtttgttgGACACATGTGGTGTTTATCAGATCGATTGTTGCAGTTGTGCAAAAATATAGAagaagtcgagtgtgctcatcTGAGAGATACCCactaaaaattgttaataaacacaaaacattgttgaatttgtaaaataaatactaagaTATAGCGAAGgctacattttgtatattaacaAGCTACTTCATTCAAgataccatagagtataaaattGATCAGATTGTAtatcaaagcaactaagacaaGACATCCGCAGgccatttttatacccgctacccattgggtGGAAGCGAATTATAACTTTCTGCCTCAAGGTCatgtattttgaaaattacaGGCCTAAATTTCGGTATTTATGTACAATGATAACTATGATCTTTATGATTCCTAGTTTGCTTACGATCAGATTAAAAATgcagaagttatttaagaaagaaGTTATTTGTGTAGGAAAAACAACTACttactacgggtcttagtAGCTTTGTCTGTTCATATGGTATATATGGACTCAATGGTATGTTatagcctttagtatatttttgtattatttaccgccctgtttttgttattgttattgttcaaTGGGTGGCGGGTAGATTTCTTATAACATTTTTTCTCTATtgacttcaacaattttaatccgatcgcaaccaaacTTTAATGAaaagcttcaaaattacgcatgctattcaattttgttttcgatttgcgGATACGGAAGTGGGTGTggaaaaatctaaaacaaattCGATATATATAatcgtatatgtatgtatgtatatatgacgTTCCGGCCCCTTCTGcctgttttatatatttcatttcccaatttaaaatacaattgaagTTTGATAGTTGGCTTATATGTCAAACCgacaacttgcaacttggtATTTATATGAACTTTATTCACTTATAAGGAGAATTGTTCAAGAAGCATTCAAAGAGAGTGGGAGCTTTTTAACACATTCTAATTGACATATTTgacatatgtatttgtatacaTCAAAACCGACAACATGTTGCTTATATTATCATCGCGTAAACACTCCATAGAATTGaatggtattataactttgtgcaatctggacaatctggtatattttatattatattgtatgcatattttaaaagtaattgtatattttttatttattttattttacttttgtaaaactatattttaattagtcATTTCATACAATTCATTTACTCAAATATTAGCGGGGCCACGATATTTGCTCAACATCATACCAATCGCttgttgttttaaaataagttgTCACTTCCACTTATTTGGTATTCAAATGGTCTAATCTATTTGCAAACACTCATGTGAAACTAACATTAGCGGACTTTTCTCAAAACAGAGCATCAGGCATCGGAAAATCGTTAAAAGTATCAAAATGATGTAACAAAtagtaaatataccaaaatgtttattttttacagTCAGCGAGAAACTGCAGCGGGAATGCGGAAACACTGCAATTATATCAAAGACATGCGCCATTTAAGgttttgaatttttcttaatttcagtagatttaaaaatgtttgtcaATGGTAATAAAGAATCATGTTACatttatattcaattgaaaaaatttgattaaaatataaatatcgacattgaaatattaaagtacAAGGCCGGCGTAGCTGAGAGCGCAGAAGTCTAGTATGAATGtgttgttgtatatattaCCATAACTAATCTTATGTAGAATTCCAACAAAATTCGTGATTAATATTGTTCgccaaacaaaatgaaagtgTAAGAATGAAGTTGCAACTAAATGTTATCTTCATAGAATTacactttaaaattaattgtgtAGCGAGTTCAAGTATAATTAAATGAGTACACCTTTAGAATTTTTGCAGTTTactttatttgtaatattttaactTTGCGTAAAAAATTATAGATATTATTATACGCATAACACAAAaggaattaaataaaatgaaatgcttgTTTTTTCTCAAATTTTTTCCACCTTAAGGTGAATGCCATATTTAGTGTTCATTGTGAAGTTGCGGGTTGCAAGGATTAAAGGTATTTCAGTGCGATCAGATACGCCAAACTTAAAGTGACGCAATAGCGAGATCAGACCAATCTTGGCCTGCATTTTGCCAAATCGTTCACCAATGCAGTTGCGAGGACCATCTCCAAATGGCAAGTAGGCATATGGATGACGCGCCTTGATAGCTTCAGGTTCGAAACGCGAAGGATCAAAACGATCGGGATCGGGATAAATTTCGGGATCGTGATGAATATTGTGCACAGGTATTACGAGTATTGTTCCCTTCTCGATGATCTTATCAGTGCCAGGTACCTTATAGTCTACGCTTGCCACCCGCTGTAAGTGAGGTACAATTGGATGTTTTCGCAGCGTTTCTAAAGTCGAAATTTAGTcaaatattagaaaattaaatgagtAGATCTGGTTATAAATCTTACCTAAAAGTACTTGTTCCAAATAAGTCATTTGGTTGATGGCTTCGTAAGTAAGTTCTCCATTGGACACCTCTTCGCACACTTTTTCAATCTCATCGCGTAAACGCTGTTGAACATCTTGCTGAAGAGCCAATTCATAAAGACAGAAGGCCATGGTGCTGGAAGATGTTTCGAATCCGgcaacaaagaaaacaaaagcctGTGCTGCCATTTGCTCAATGGTCAGTCCTTTTGATAGATCAATTCCATTACCTCGACGAGCTTCCTCCTGATTTTCTGCACGCAATTGGATTAACTGATCAAGGAAATCATTCCGTTTAATGTTATTCTTAAGTCGATAATCGACTGTCGATCGAACAGCGTTTATAAAGAACTCATGCAGATCATCTCGCATAACCTTCATTCTCAATTTTGCAGCGAGCCTTCCATTGGTAACTATGAAGGCTTGAATTAGCTGGTTATTACGCGGTTTCTCTGCCAACATACGACTTTTGGAGCGGAATTCAGCATTGGGATCCGCCAAACTGTTGCATTCTAAGCCAAATGCACAAGTACCAATAACATCTGTGGTGAACCGGGCACACAGTTCCTTGATTTCCACATCCCCTCCATCTGTGGCCGCAGCACTTGCATATTTACGCATTGTGGTGGTCAAATGATCACTGACTTGAACGACAGTGCCAAACATATGCTTCATCTTGCCGGAAGTGAAAACCGGTGTTAACTTGTGTCTCATGGCTTTCCATTCTTCGCCCTCGAGACTGAACAAATGTCCCGTTAGAGGCTCGTCACGAGCGTTGTTGAAAACTCCACGATCCTGAAAGTTCTTGAAGTCCTTAATAAGAACTTGCTTGACAAGATCTAGATCGATTATGAAAGCGACTCTCTTGAAAAATAAGTACATGCCCGCGAATGGCGCAGTGcctttgaattttttatagaGTCTGCCATTAATATCACGAAAGTGATATTTACTTCCAACGCCTTTCATGTTCCCAATAATCGGAAGAGGGCGTTCAGAAGGCACTCCACGATTCTTCCAGTAGTTAAAAGTATTTTGATAGAAGTTGTAGAATAAGGCTAATGCCAAGCCCAGCAGGGCAAACGTTAAAAAGCCCATTTCGAAAAAATAAGAGAGCACAGTTCAAGTTTTCTTATAATTCCGTAAATCGGTACTGAGCATTTAACTGAACTTCATTGGCTTATATACAGAACGGTTTAAAAAGCTTTCAAAGAGAACGGAAGCTTTTAAAGACGATTGCGTtagaaaattttgtttttgctcgcTCACTGTGATAGTACAATAACTAAATAAGAGTAGACGAATTAAATAGCCCCTACATTTACTTTGGTAATTGttcatatatttgtatacaaaaCCGACATCTTGTGTCTTACgtgaagggtattataactctCTCTgaggaaatatatataaaaggcagaaggaagcatctctgaccctataaaatatatatattcttgatcagcgtcagcTACCGAGACGATATTgacgatcagatacaaattgtaaaagttgttAAAGATATACTTTTGTGTGGACATAAACACCTAATTAttacgggtcttagttgctttggctgacaaaaaaacctttgatatattatttagtatttttgcggtatatgtattttgtaaattttttctATTAgtcaaattgggtagcgggtatctcacagtagaGCACACTCCACTGTTACTTCTTACTTGTCTACGCACTTTAGGAacttcaaatgaaaaatatcaGTTTGAAGCCTTTATCTTTTGCGATGAATTTTATGAAacttagaatttaatttacttttgcaAAACTACATTTTAATTCTTTTGCCTTCGTTTACTCAAATATTATCAGGGCAAACGATATTTGATCAGTATCTTACCTATCGTTTGTTCTCTAAAGTCTCTGATATCTAGATGCTCATACGAACAAAAGGACcgacagacggacatgtctATTGACGccaatcaagaatatacatacatattagaGGTCTGCATGAATACAGTCAAAGCAGCATTTGGTACTCTCACTCAAAGTTCTGACTGATTGAGTGAGACATTGAGTAAAACGGATTTGGCAAATGTGGTAAAGGCATGAGTAGAAAATTTACTCTATCCAAACGGCGACACAATACACGAATGAGTATCGCGACCAAATACTCGGTTAGTTGTGCGCCGCATTGGAGACGTCAAATTTATtgcgtgtttgtttttgttgtttttttattgcttttcaataaaatacatagAAAAATAGAAAGATAGATTCAATGACTAAATgcagaaatataattttgtttattgtatcTGAATTGATAGCAATAATACATCGTTTttctgaaattaaatttatattcttttctatttacatatataaatttatatatatacatatatatatataattattacacatatattatgtatattcatatattatgTACTACATACGCAAAACACTATGTTCTTACGCTTTCGTCCAAGCTCTGCATTCTTATCGCTAAATTTTTGCTCCTGCTCTGCCTGCCATGAACGACGAGAATGCCAAAATTTCTTTCGAATACTCGAAACATTTACTCTGCATTCACTCATTCTATCCATTACGCATTGGTTTGAATTTCACTCATTCTGCATTTAACGAAAACAACCCTTACCAATGCGCAATTCACTTTGTTGAATCCGGTTTGGCACGCCGAATTGCGACTTAActtgcttttttgcttttgggtcTTGAATTTACCTTAATTCAGTAGTTATAGGAATTTGCGAATGACAAAAAAGAATCAAgttgaaaaatttcaattcaatttcacatttcgataaaaatagaaatatctatataccaataTTAAAGTACAACGCAGTCGAAGTTACGGGTCTAGAGGGTATTTATTGTTGTGAATgttacaataaataaagcttTGTTGAATTCccataaaattcaattgataaaaattgttcaccaaacaaaattatactGTAAGAATGAAGTTGCAATTATATgttatctacatacatatatactacttttgttgttgcgagTTCGACACAACAACATAAGAAAAGCTTTGGAATTTCTGCAGTTTACaccatttttttaatatttaaatttgcgTAAAACAACattatgaattatattatacGAATAACACAAAAGGAATTTAATACCATATAcagcttgtttgtttttcttcaaaCTTTTTCTACCTTAAGATGAATGCCATATTTAGTGTTCATTGTGAAGTTGCGGGTTGCAAGGATTAACGGTATTTCAGTGCGATCAGATACGCCAAACTTAAAGTGACGCAATAGCGATATCAGACCAATCTTGGCCTGCATTTTGCCAAATCGTTCACCAATGCAGTTGCGAGGACCATCTCCAAATGGCAAATAGGCATATGGATGACGCGCCTTGATAGCTTCTGGTTCGAATCGCGATGGATCAAAACGATCGGGATCGGGATAAATTTCGGGATCGTGATGAATATTGTGCACAGGTATTACGAGTATTGTTTCCTTCTCGATGATCTTATCAGTGCCAGGTACCTTATAGTCTACGCTTGCCACACGCTGAATAAGGGGTATAATTGAATGTTTTCGCAGCGTTTCTAAAGTCGAAATTTagtcaaatattaaaaaattaaatgagtaGATCTGGTTATAAATCTTACCTAAAAGTACTTGTTCCAAATAAGTCATTTGGTTGATGGCTTCGTAAGTAAGTTCTCCGTTGGACACATCTTTCAGAACATTTTCAATCTCATCGCGTAAACGCTGTTGAACATCTTGCTGTAGAGCCAATTCATAAAGGCAGAAGGCCATGGTGCTGGAGGATGTTTCGAAT of Drosophila nasuta strain 15112-1781.00 chromosome 3, ASM2355853v1, whole genome shotgun sequence contains these proteins:
- the LOC132788396 gene encoding probable cytochrome P450 6a13, whose translation is MLTLLILLVIFIGLVYVWLHQFYGYWRRRGVAGEKPIFGLGNMRGFARTLHWTDINQRIYRQFSSQERFCGYFTFFSKALFVMDLDLIRRIMITDFKSFADRGLFHNVRDDPLTGNLLFLDGEQWRWLRQHLTPVFSSGKMKFMFPTIVKVGEQLSRTAEQSLGEFEAKDLCARFTTDVIGSCAFGLECNSLSNPNSEFRQMGRLVTEKPLHNTFVQAFMFAQPSLARRLRLRLFRPEVSSFFIETVRQTLEYRKREHIKRNDLIQLLMELSSEAGLSFEQIAAQAMVFFLAGFDTSSTTMSFCLYELALNPEIQQQLRLEINATLERYNQQLSYECLQEMTYLSQVVDETLRKYPILPHILRRSTSIYKVPDSDLVLEPETRIMIPVHSIHHDPKLYPDPERFDPKRFDPDAIKTRHPFAYLPFGHGPRICIGERFGLMQVKIGIVMLLRHYHFDVTPQTQIPLQFYKRNFLIATESGIHLKMKRL
- the LOC132793944 gene encoding uncharacterized protein LOC132793944, coding for MGFLTFALLGLALALFYNFYQNTFNYWKNRGVPSERPLPIIGNMKGVGSKYHFRDINGRLYKKFKGTAPFAGMYLFFKRVAFIIDLDLIKQVLVKDFKNFQDRGTFNNVRDEPLTGHLFSLEGEEWKAMRHKLTPVFTSGKMKHMFGSVVQVSDHLVSTMGKYASAAATDGGDVEIKELCSRFTTDVIGTCAFGLECNSLADPNAEFRSKSRMLAEKQRHNQLIQAFIFTNGNLAKKMRLKALPDDLHDFFINAVRSTVDYRLKNNIKRNDFLDQLIQLRAENQEEARRGNGIDLSKGLTIEQMAAQSFVFFIAGFETSSSTMAFCLYELALQQDVQQRLRDEIENVLKDVSNGELTYEAINQMTYLEQVLLETLRKHSIIPLIQRVASVDYKVPGTDKIIEKETILVIPVHNIHHDPEIYPDPDRFDPSRFEPEAIKARHPYAYLPFGDGPRNCIGERFGKMQAKIGLISLLRHFKFGVSDRTEIPLILATRNFTMNTKYGIHLKDFKNFQDRGVFNNARDEPLTGHLFSLEGEEWKAMRHKLTPVFTSGKMKHMFGTVVQVSDHLTTTMRKYASAAATDGGDVEIKELCARFTTDVIGTCAFGLECNSLADPNAEFRSKSRMLAEKPRNNQLIQAFIVTNGRLAAKLRMKVMRDDLHEFFINAVRSTVDYRLKNNIKRNDFLDQLIQLRAENQEEARRGNGIDLSKGLTIEQMAAQAFVFFVAGFETSSSTMAFCLYELALQQDVQQRLRDEIEKVCEEVSNGELTYEAINQMTYLEQVLLETLRKHPIVPHLQRVASVDYKVPGTDKIIEKGTILVIPVHNIHHDPEIYPDPDRFDPSRFEPEAIKARHPYAYLPFGDGPRNCIGERFGKMQAKIGLISLLRHFKFGVSDRTEIPLILATRNFTMNTKYGIHLKFEMVLLTLALLGVAIVLLYKFYQNSFNYWNHRGVPFERPLPFIGNMKGLGRKYHFRDINGRLYKKFKGTAPFAGMFMFFKRVAFIIDLDLVKQVLIKDFKNFQDRGVFNNVRDEPLTGHLFTLEGEEWKAMRHKLTPVFTSGKMKHMFGSVVQVSEHLTSTMGKYASAAATDGGDVEIKELCARFTTDVIGTCAFGLECNSLADPNAEFRSKGRMLFEKPRHNQLVQSFIFTNGNLAKKMRLKALPDDLHNFFINAVRSTVDYRLKNNIKRNDFLDQLIQLRAENQEEARRGNGIDLSKGLSLEQMAAQCFVFFIAGFETSSSTMAFCLYELALQQDVQQRLRDEIENVLKDVSNGELTYEAMNQMTYLEQVLLETLRKHSILPHLLRVAGEDYKVPGTDKIIEKGTTLLIPVHNIHRDPEYYPDPDRFDPSRFEPEAIKARHPYAYLPFGDGPRNCIGERFGKMQAKIGLISLLRHFKFGVSDRTEIPLILETRSFTLSSKHGIHLKVEQI
- the LOC132788390 gene encoding probable cytochrome P450 6a14; the protein is MGFLTFALLGLALALFYNFYQNTFNYWKNRGVPSERPLPIIGNMKGVGSKYHFRDINGRLYKKFKGTAPFAGMYLFFKRVAFIIDLDLVKQVLIKDFKNFQDRGVFNNARDEPLTGHLFSLEGEEWKAMRHKLTPVFTSGKMKHMFGTVVQVSDHLTTTMRKYASAAATDGGDVEIKELCARFTTDVIGTCAFGLECNSLADPNAEFRSKSRMLAEKPRNNQLIQAFIVTNGRLAAKLRMKVMRDDLHEFFINAVRSTVDYRLKNNIKRNDFLDQLIQLRAENQEEARRGNGIDLSKGLTIEQMAAQAFVFFVAGFETSSSTMAFCLYELALQQDVQQRLRDEIEKVCEEVSNGELTYEAINQMTYLEQVLLETLRKHPIVPHLQRVASVDYKVPGTDKIIEKGTILVIPVHNIHHDPEIYPDPDRFDPSRFEPEAIKARHPYAYLPFGDGPRNCIGERFGKMQAKIGLISLLRHFKFGVSDRTEIPLILATRNFTMNTKYGIHLKVEKI